A single Oncorhynchus tshawytscha isolate Ot180627B linkage group LG01, Otsh_v2.0, whole genome shotgun sequence DNA region contains:
- the LOC112254310 gene encoding zinc finger SWIM domain-containing protein 8 isoform X1 has product MELMFAEWEDGERFSFEDSDRFEEDSLCSFISEAESLCQNWRGWRKQSGGPNSPTVKIKDGQVIPLVELSAKQVAFHIPFEVVEKVYPPVPEQLQLRIAYWSFPENEEDIRLYSCLANGSPDEFQRGEQLYRMRAVKDPLQIGFHLSATVVSPQTGQSKGAYNVAVMFDRCRITSCSCTCGAGAKWCAHVVALCLFRIHNASAVCLRAPVSESLSRLQRDQLQKFAQYLISELPQQILPTAQRLLDELLSSQSTAINTVCGAPDPTAGPSASDQSTWYLDESTLSDNIKKTLHKFCGPSPVVFSDVNSMYLSSTEPPAAAEWACLLRPLRGREPEGIWNLLSIVREMFKRRDSNAAPLLEILTEQCLTYEQIIGWWYSVRTSASHSSASGHTGRSNGQSEVAAHACASMCDDMVVLWRLAVLDPTMSPQRRLELASQLKQWHLKVIEIVKRGQHRKSLDKLFQGFKPAVESCYFNWEVAYPLPGITYCSADKKSASFCWARAVQQQRGAKAGLAGDTSELGGGGGRSGSSDGGGGDYKGRTPQQEVAVRPKETIVSKRKGLSAGGGGGVLVRLGGSVCLSLEEGSSKGMYKGAGSSSSIGGKAKLAQGGKSSSGGSGGVGGKHQAAKRRTSSEDSSLEPDMAELSLDDGSSLALGAEASNTFDFTPPPPEMLPSPSPLLREPHKYSGGGKGAGNMPKERSFEVKRVTLAATLPATESQPAFPLKENATVVVEAAVALENEVEVEAEMEVNGNKEVAPAGDARLSTSVAVVTVTAAAAKPPRGGRRETGAAALPNQSPGAGGDPVGEDDYRAYYLNAASEEGAERVPENNHEEEPDIFAGIKPLEQEGQMEVLFACAEALHAHGYSNEACRLAVELAGDLLANPPDLKVEQPQTKGKKSKVSTSRQTQVATNTLVKTSFLLTVLSERLELHNLAFSTGMFSLELQRPPASTKALEVKLAYQESEVVALLKKIPLGLVEMTSIRDRAEQLRDGNFCDYRPVLPLMLASFIFDVLCTPVCTVVSPTGSRPPSRNRNNEMPGDEELGFEAAVAALGMKTTVSEAEHPLLCEGTRREKGDLALALMITYKDDQSKLKKILDKLLDRESQTHKPQTLSSFYSSKPAASKPAASSQRSPSKHAAHNAHGHGGATGGVSKHAPNATAADGSSSVQAVAAGGAAGQLAGSGVQNNATPGEGISEAREQADGAQPASCDQSSEAVPFKPEGTVPSRLALGGRGAYSGRCWGSPVRQKKKHTGMASIDSSAPETTSDSSPTLSRRPLRGGWAAASWGRGQDSDSISSSSSDSLGSSSSSGSRRAGGGARAKSTDTSRYKGRRPECHAPHVPNQPSEAAAHFYFELAKTVLIKAGGNSSTSIFTQPSASGGHQGPHRNLHLCAFEIGLYALGLHNFVSPNWLSRTYSSHVSWITGQAMEIGSAALNILVECWDGHLTPPEVASLADRASRARDPNMVRAAAELALSCLPHAHALNPNEIQRALVQCKEQVHVRYSSVLQKTHRTTHDNVMLEKACMAVEEAAKGGGVYPEVLFEVAHQWYWLYEQTVGGGSGAQREGPGRCRANGGAGRRPPETGHGVTDNSGNMESSGVATVTASVTAAAVVPVISVGSTIYQSHALPGSAMAHPHSQGLHPYTTIQAHLPTVCTPQYLGHPLQHVPRPTVFPLSGGAYPQCVCVPSQGMHPAFIGAQYPFSVATGPHPPMAATAVTFPGIPVPSMTQIAVHPYHTETGLPLSTTVAGATTFSSFYPVGGVHSGTTIQAIQGSSLPGMSSQPVSLVSAPFPSEDEQHSQPISQQGLHYLHSAYRVGMLALEMLGRRAHNDHPNNFSRSPPYTEDVKWLLGLAARLGVNYVYQFCVGAAKGVLSPFVLQEIIMEALQRLNPAHIHAHLRTPAFHQLVQRCQQAYLQYIHHRLIHLTPADYDDFVNIIRSARGAFCLTPVGMMQFNDVLQNLKRGKQTKELWQRISLEMATFSP; this is encoded by the exons atgGTCAGGTCATCCCTCTGGTGGAGCTTTCAGCCAAGCAGGTGGCATTCCATATCCCGTTTGAGGTGGTGGAGAAGGTCTATCCTCCTGTCCCTGAGCAGCTGCAGCTACGCATCGCCTACTGGAGCTTCCCTGAGAACGAGGAGGACATCCG GCTGTACTCGTGTCTGGCCAACGGCAGCCCAGATGAGTTCCAGCGAGGGGAGCAGCTGTACAGGATGAGGGCTGTTAAAGACCCTCTGCAGATAG gttTCCACCTCAGTGCCACCGTGGTATCGCCACAGACTGGCCAATCAAAAGGGGCGTACAATGTGGCTGTCATGTTTGACCGCTGCCGCATTACCTCCTGCAGTTGCACCTGCGGGGCCGGGGCCAAGTGGTGCGCCCACGTGGTGGCCCTCTGCCTCTTCAGGATCCACAAC GCGTCTGCAGTGTGCCTGCGAGCCCCCGTTTCAGAGTCCCTGTCCCGGCTGCAGAGGGACCAGCTGCAGAAGTTTGCCCAGTACCTAATCAGCGAGCTTCCCCAACAG ATTTTGCCCACAGCCCAGAGGCTCCTGGATGAGCTCCTGTCCTCCCAGTCCACAGCCATCAACACAGTGTGTGGGGCTCCAG ACCCCACTGCTGGCCCCTCGGCCTCTGACCAGAGCACTTGGTATCTAGATGAGTCCACGCTCAGTGACAACATCAAGAAGACGCTGCACAAGTTCTGTGGCCCCTCTCCTGTGGTCTTCAG TGACGTCAACTCCATGTACCTGTCATCCACGGAGCCACCGGCTGCGGCAGAGTGGGCATGTCTGCTGAGACCTCTGAGGGGGCGGGAGCCTGAGGGGATCTGGAACCTCCTGTCTATCGTCAGGGAGATGTTCAAGAGGAGGGACAGCAACGCTGCACCTCTACTAGAGATCCTCACTGAGCAGTGTCTCACTTATGAACAG ATTATTGGCTGGTGGTACAGCGTGCGTACGTCGGCGTCCCACAGCAGTGCCAGCGGGCACACGGGGCGCAGTAACGGGCAGTCGGAGGTGGCAGCCCACGCCTGCGCCAGCATGTGTGATGACATGGTGGTTCTGTGGAGGCTGGCTGTGCTAGACCCTACCATGAGCCCTCAGAG GCGTTTGGAGCTGGCCTCCCAGCTCAAGCAGTGGCATCTGAAAGTGATTGAGATTGTGAAGCGAGGGCAACATCGCAAGTCCCTGGACAAACTGTTCCAGGGCTTCAAGCCAGCCGTGGAGTCCTGCTACTTCAACTGGGAGGTGGCCTACCCACTGCCAGGCATCACCTACTGCAGTGCTGACAAGAAGAGCGCCTCCTTCTGCTGGGCCAGGGCAGTGCAGCAGCAGAGAGGGGCCAAGGCTGGCCTGGCTGGAGACACCTCTGAacttggaggaggaggggggagatctGGCAGCTCTGATGGAGGTGGGGGAGACTACAAGGGCAGAACTCCCCAACAAGAAGTGGCTGTCAGGCCCAAAGAGACCATTGTGAGCAAGAGGAAGGGGTTGTCGGCCGGGGGCGGAGGAGGGGTCCTAGTGCGGCTAGGTGGcagtgtctgtctttctctagaGGAGGGCAGTAGTAAGGGGATGTACAAAGGCGCAGGTTCCTCCTCGTCCATTGGGGGCAAGGCTAAGCTGGCCCAGGGGGGGAAGTCGTCCTCCGGGGGATCAGGAGGGGTAGGGGGAAAACACCAAGCGGCCAAGCGGCGCACCAGCAGTGAGGACAGCTCCCTGGAGCCTGACATGGCCGAGCTGAGCCTGGATGATGGCTCCAGTCTGGCGCTGGGCGCCGAGGCCAGTAACACATTTGACTTCACACCCCCGCCACCCGAGATGCTACCCTCACCAAGCCCGCTACTCAGAGAGCCACACAAATACAGTGGGGGAGGGAAAGGGGCCGGAAACATGCCCAAGGAGCGCTCCTTCGAGGTCAAACGTGTCACTCTTGCTGCCACCCTGCCTGCCACTGAGTCCCAGCCCGCCTTCCCCCTCAAGGAGAACGCCACTGTCGTTGTGGAAGCGGCTGTTGCATTGGAGAATGAGGTGGAAGTGGAGGCAGAGATGGAGGTGAATGGAAATAAGGAGGTGGCCCCCGCTGGAGACGCTCGGCTCTCCACCTCGGTCGCTGTTGTTACCGTGACTGCTGCTGCCGCCAAGCCACCGCGTGGTGGGCGCCGAGAAACTGGCGCTGCAGCCCTGCCCAATCAGAGCCCAGGGGCAGGGGGAGACCCTGTTGGTGAGGATGACTACCGGGCCTACTACCTAAATGCAGCCTctgaggagggggcagagagagtgcCAGAGAACAACCATGAGGAGGAACCAGACATCTTTGCTGGGATCAAGCCACTGGAGCAGGAGGGCCAGATGGAGGTGCTGTTTGCATGTGCAGAGGCCCTCCACGCCCATGGCTACAGCAACGAGGCCTGCAGACTGGCAGTGGAGCTGGCTGGAGACTTGCTGGCCAACCCTCCAGACCTGAAGGTGGAGCAGCCCCAGACGAAGGGTAAGAAGAGCAAGGTGTCCACCAGCAGGCAGACTCAGGTGGCCACCAACACCCTGGTCAAGACCTCCTTCCTGCTGACGGTGCTGAGCGAGAGGCTGGAGCTCCACAACCTGGCCTTCAGCACGGGCATGTTCTCCCTGGAGCTGCAGAGGCCCCCAGCCTCCACCAAGGCCCTGGAGGTCAAGCTGGCCTACCAGGAGTCAGAGGTGGTGGCTCTGCTGAAGAAGATCCCTCTGGGCCTGGTGGAGATGACGTCCATACGGGACAGGGCCGAGCAGCTCCGAGACGGGAACTTCTGTGACTACAGGCCTGTCCTGCCTCTCATGCTGGCCAGCTTCATATTTGATGTGCTGTGTACCCCAG TTTGTACAGTTGTCTCCCCCACAGGTTCCCGTCCTCCCAGCCGTAACCGGAACAACGAGATGCCTGGAGACGAGGAGCTGGGCTTTGAGGCTGCTGTCGCAGCACTGG GTATGAAGACCACAGTGAGCGAGGCAGAGCACCCTTTGCTGTGTGAGGGGaccaggagagagaaaggagacttGGCTCTGGCTCTTATGATCACATACAAGGATGACCAGAGCAAGCTGAAAAAG ATCCTGGACAAGCTGCtggacagagagagccagacccACAAGCCACAAACCCTGAGTTCCTTCTACTCCAGCAAGCCAGCTGCCAGCAAGCCAGCTGCCAGCAGCCAGAGGAGCCCGTCCAAGCACGCTGCCCACAATGCTCACGGACATGGAGGTGCCACCGGAGGGGTGTCCAAACACGCCCCAAACGCCACGGCTGCAGATGGGTCCTCCTCTGTGCAAGCAGTGGCTGCTGGTGGGGCAGCAGGACAACTGGCGGGCAGCGGGGTGCAGAACAACGCCACACCCGGAGAGGGCATCAGTGAGGCCAGAGAACAAG CAGATGGCGCCCAGCCTGCGTCATGTGACCAGTCGAGTGAGGCGGTCCCATTCAAGCCCGAGGGCACTGTGCCTAGTCGCTTGGCGCTGGGAGGACGGGGGGCATACAGCGGGCGCTGCTGGGGCTCTCCTGTCCGCCAGAAGAAGAAACACACAG GCATGGCGAGTATCGACAGCAGTGCTCCTGAGACCACCTCAGACAGCTCCCCCACCCTCAGCCGACGTCCACTCAGAGGGGGCTGGGCTGCGGCCTCCTGGGGGAGGGGCCAGGACAGTGACAGCATCAGCAGCTCTTCCTCTGATTCGCTGGGCTCCTCCTCATCCAGTGGCTCTCGCAGGGCCGGAGGGGGAGCTAGGGCAAAGAGCACAGACACCAGCAG GTATAAAGGGCGTCGTCCCGAGTGCCATGCACCCCATGTGCCCAACCAGCCGTCAGAGGCGGCGGCTCACTTCTACTTTGAGCTGGCCAAGACGGTGCTGATCAAGGCCGGGGGCAACAGCTCCACCTCCATCTTCACCCAGCCCTCAGCCAGCGGGGGCCACCAGGGTCCCCACCGCAACTTGCACCTCTGTGCCTTCGAGATTGGCCTGTACGCCCTGGGCCTGCACAACTTTGTCTCGCCCAACTGGCTATCCAGGACCTACTCCTCCCACGTCTCCTGGATCACAG gCCAGGCCATGGAAATTGGCAGTGCTGCCCTCAACATCCTAGTGGAATGCTGGGACGGGCACCTCACCCCTCCCGAGGTGGCATCACTGGCAGACAGGGCATCACGGGCGCGGGACCCCAACATGGTTCGCGCTGCGGCCGAACTGGCCCTGAGCTGCCTGCCCCATGCACACGCCCTCAACCCCAATGAGATCCAGAGGGCCCTGGTGCAGTGCAAGGAACAGGTACATGTCCGGTACTCTTCAGTTCTGCAGAAGACACATCGGACTACTCAT gaCAATGTGATGCTAGAAAAAGCCTGTATGGCTGTAGAGGAGGCAGCCAAGGGGGGTGGTGTGTACCCTGAGGTTCTGTTTGAGGTGGCCCACCAGTGGTACTGGCTCTATGAGCAGACAGTAGGAGGGGGCTCAGGGGCCCAGCGCGAGGGCCCGGGACGCTGCAGGGCCAACGGTGGAGCTGGGAGAAGGCCCCCGGAGACTGGTCACGGTGTGACGGACAACAGTGGCAACATGGAGTCCTCTGGTGTTGCCACAGTGACTGCCTCTGTGACAGCAGCGGCTGTGGTGCCCGTCATCTCTGTGGGCTCCACCATCTACCAATCACACGCCCTTCCTGGCTCTGCCATGGCCCACCCCCACTCCCAGGGCCTGCATCCCTACACTACCATCCAGGCCCACCTGCCCACTGTCTGCACCCCCCAGTACCTGGGGCACCCGCTGCAGCACGTCCCCCGGCCCACTGTTTTCCCCTTGTCAGGGGGTGCGTACCCACAG tgtgtatgtgtgccctcCCAGGGAATGCACCCGGCCTTTATCGGTGCCCAGTACCCGTTCTCAGTGGCCACCGGCCCCCATCCGCCCATGGCAGCAACTGCGGTCACCTTCCCTGGTATTCCCGTGCCGTCCATGACCCAGATCGCCGTCCACCCGTACCACACTGAGACCGGCCTGCCTCTGAGCACCACTGTAGCAG GAGCCACGACTTTTTCCTCTTTCTATCCAGTAGGTGGTGTCCATTCAGGCACCACAATCCAGGCCATTCAGGGGTCATCTCTTCCTGGTATGTCTTCCCAGCCCGTCTCATTGGTCAGCGCCCCCTTCCCGTCTGAAGATGAGCAGCAtagccagccaatcagccagcaGGGTCTTCACTACCTGCACTCAGCCTACAGAGTTG GCATGCTGGCTTTGGAGATGCTTGGAAGGAGGGCTCACAACGACCACCCCAATAACTTCTCCCGCAGCCCCCCATACACAGAGGATGTCAAGTGGCTCCTGGGCCTGGCTGCACGGCTAG gTGTGAACTACGTGTACCAGTTCTGTGTGGGTGCGGCTAAGGGTGTGCTCAGCCCCTTCGTCCTTCAGGAGATCATCATGGAGGCTCTCCAGAGACTCAACCCCGCCCACATCCATGCCCACCTCCGCACGCCCGCCTTCCATCAGCTTGTGCAGCGCTGCCAGCAGGCCTATCTACAG TACATCCACCACCGGCTGATCCACCTGACCCCGGCCGACTACGACGACTTTGTCAACATCATCCGCAGTGCCCGCGGGGCCTTCTGTTTGACCCCTGTGGGAATGATGCAGTTCAACGACGTGCTTCAGAACCTGAAGAGGGGCAAGCAGACCAAGGAGCTGTGGCAGCGCATCTCTCTGGAGATGGCCACCTTCTCCCCATGA